A window from Salvia miltiorrhiza cultivar Shanhuang (shh) chromosome 2, IMPLAD_Smil_shh, whole genome shotgun sequence encodes these proteins:
- the LOC131010779 gene encoding probable carbohydrate esterase At4g34215, with amino-acid sequence MNSLIWLTILCCSSTLVSSQNQPQNIFILAGQSNMAGRGGPDGLEAKDMVPPPQCNPNPRILRFSKAGAWEEARDPLHRDIDIGKKNGVGPGMPFANTLLAKDPSIGVIGLVPCAIGDTALKRWSRGGDLYVTMMERTRAALAGGGVLRGLMWYQGEADSGKMEDATSYKTRFEQFVADVRAELQMPTLPVVQVAINVQLPDYVNTVKALRESQKTANVSNMKTIDAWGLPTVSDKVHLTAESQVKLGQMMADAFLQIAPQ; translated from the exons ATGAATTCCCTTATTTGGCTAACGATTTTGTGCTGCTCATCAACGTTAGTGAGCAGCCAAAACCAACCCCAAAACATATTCATTCTCGCCGGACAAAGCAATATGGCCGGACGCGGCGGGCCAGACGGCCTCGAGGCCAAAGACATGGTGCCTCCGCCGCAATGCAATCCCAACCCGCGCATCCTCCGGTTCAGCAAGGCGGGCGCGTGGGAGGAGGCACGTGACCCGCTCCACCGCGACATCGACATCGGCAAGAAAAACGGGGTGGGGCCCGGGATGCCCTTCGCCAACACGCTCCTTGCCAAGGACCCTAGCATCGGGGTGATCGGGCTGGTCCCCTGCGCCATCGGAGACACGGCGCTCAAGCGCTGGAGCCGCGGCGGCGACCTCTACGTCACCATGATGGAGCGGACTAGGGCCGCCCTCGCCGGCGGAGGAGTTCTAAGGGGTCTCATGTGGTACCAAGGCGAGGCCGACAGCGGTAAAATGGAGGATGCCACCTCGTACAAGACCAGATTCGAACAGTTTGTTGCCGACGTGCGAGCTGAGCTCCAGATGCCTACGCTCCCTGTCGTGCAG GTGGCGATAAATGTGCAATTACCAGACTATGTGAACACAGTGAAGGCATTAAGAGAAAGTCAGAAGACGGCGAACGTTAGCAACATGAAAACTATAGATGCGTGGGGGCTGCCGACAGTAAGCGACAAAGTTCATCTCACCGCTGAATCTCAAGTGAAGCTGG
- the LOC131010780 gene encoding probable carbohydrate esterase At4g34215: MKSLVWLTILCCSTIVSSQSKPQNIFILAGQSNMAGRGGIINGVFNKVEPPECTPGPQILRFNAKLAWEEAHDPLHADIDPKTCGMGPGMSFANAVLAKDPSIGVIGLVPCAVGGTKIREWKREMKLYNNMIERTKAALKDGGDLRALLWFQGESDTTTLEEATTYKASFEKFIADVRADLAAPTLPVVQVIVTSGDGKFVKEIRESQQAINVANLKQVDSQGLPLQGDHVHLTTESAIKVGHMLADAFLQFPSQ, from the coding sequence ATGAAATCCCTTGTTTGGTTAACCATTTTGTGTTGCTCAACAATAGTGAGCAGCCAAAGTAAACCCCAAAACATATTCATACTGGCCGGACAAAGCAACATGGCCGGACGGGGCGGGATTATAAACGGCGTGTTCAACAAAGTGGAGCCTCCGGAATGCACGCCCGGCCCGCAGATCTTACGGTTCAACGCCAAGCTTGCGTGGGAGGAGGCCCACGATCCTCTCCACGCCGACATTGATCCTAAGACCTGCGGGATGGGGCCCGGGATGTCCTTTGCCAACGCAGTTTTGGCAAAGGATCCTAGCATCGGAGTGATCGGGTTGGTCCCATGCGCCGTTGGAGGGACCAAAATACGCGAGTGGAAGCGCGAGATGAAGCTGTACAACAACATGATCGAGCGGACTAAGGCGGCCCTCAAGGACGGCGGGGATCTCCGGGCACTTTTGTGGTTCCAAGGCGAGTCCGACACGACGACGTTGGAGGAAGCTACCACCTACAAGGCCAGCTTTGAGAAGTTCATCGCTGACGTGCGAGCTGACCTGGCGGCGCCGACGTTGCCCGTGGTGCAGGTGATAGTGACATCTGGCGACGGTaaatttgtcaaggaaattagAGAAAGTCAGCAGGCGATTAACGTTGCCAACTTGAAGCAAGTGGATTCACAAGGGCTGCCACTCCAAGGCGACCACGTGCATCTCACGACCGAGTCCGCCATCAAAGTCGGCCACATGTTGGCCGACGCCTTCCTCCAATTTCCATCGCAATGA